In Candidatus Bathyarchaeota archaeon, the genomic window TACTACGTTTTATACAGGAAGTCCCGGCTATTGTGGGTGCGGATTTGAAAGTTTATGGTCCTTTTTCGGTTGAAGACGTGGCAACGTTGCCTGTTGAAAACGCTAAAGTTTTGGTGAAGCATGGTGTTGCTATGGAAATAGAAACTAGATGAGTAATTGCTGCCGGGCGTAAAACTGCTCAAAATTCTTTCACCATGGCTTTTAGCCCAATTATAGTAAACCTTTTCTTAACCCTCAACAGAGAAACTTTGGGAAAAACCTTGAAGAAAAACGCTAAGGCTGACAGAACGTTAGATTGCCTTGGGCTTTTTTGTCCAGAACCCGTTTATAGAACACGATTAGAGTTAGACAAAATGAAAGTGGGTGAAACTTTGGAAATCTGGGCAGATGATCCAGCAGCAGAAAGAGACAT contains:
- a CDS encoding sulfurtransferase TusA family protein: MAFSPIIVNLFLTLNRETLGKTLKKNAKADRTLDCLGLFCPEPVYRTRLELDKMKVGETLEIWADDPAAERDIQSLTKRLGHEIVETRKEGSKLYFLIKKGR